From Chloroflexota bacterium, a single genomic window includes:
- a CDS encoding hemolysin family protein: MLIAINALFAGGQFALIAVDRYRIDDLASRNVRGARLVQRALRTLSFQLSGAQLGITISSLILGWVVDGALSPILRPLLGWLPPGSIGAATAAIALVLATALQMVFGELAPKNLAIARPARTAVVFVPPVVLINTLAGPLIRFLNAAANWSMQRVGIQPREELPGVESLEELRSTLRWAALEGEIEGVEHTLLDRALSLRDRAARDVQVPRSSVVSLAGDATYADLIEAARDTGHSRFPIQDVYGSGFAAIAHVKDALRVAAEDRARTALAPSGQPLVVVPESTDLHSLLIELQRQGQTMAIVLDEFGNESGIVTIEDIVEEVLGEIEDEYDPPAVRLATPTGTGVYEADGRIRQLELLEATGFEMPDGRYDTLAGLLIMRFQRVPDVGDRIEIDGWRFQVLEMDGPRIAQVLLTSPARLRGRA; encoded by the coding sequence GTGCTCATCGCGATCAACGCGCTATTCGCCGGAGGCCAGTTTGCGCTCATTGCGGTAGACCGCTATCGCATCGACGATTTGGCCAGCCGCAACGTCCGCGGCGCGCGTCTGGTGCAGCGAGCCCTGCGGACGCTTTCATTCCAGCTCTCAGGGGCCCAGCTGGGAATCACCATCAGCTCGCTGATCCTGGGCTGGGTTGTCGACGGCGCACTCTCGCCAATACTTCGGCCACTGTTGGGCTGGCTGCCGCCGGGGTCTATCGGCGCCGCAACCGCGGCAATCGCGCTGGTGCTTGCGACCGCGCTGCAAATGGTCTTCGGCGAGCTGGCGCCCAAGAACCTGGCCATTGCACGGCCCGCCCGCACCGCGGTCGTCTTCGTCCCGCCCGTGGTGCTCATCAACACCTTGGCGGGCCCCCTCATCCGCTTCCTGAACGCGGCGGCCAACTGGTCCATGCAGCGCGTGGGGATTCAGCCGCGCGAGGAGCTCCCCGGCGTCGAGTCGCTCGAGGAGCTCCGGAGCACGCTCCGCTGGGCGGCGCTGGAGGGTGAGATCGAGGGTGTCGAGCACACGCTGCTCGACCGGGCGCTCAGCCTGCGCGACCGCGCCGCGCGCGACGTCCAGGTCCCCCGCTCGTCGGTCGTCTCGCTGGCCGGCGACGCCACCTACGCGGACTTGATCGAGGCGGCGCGGGACACCGGACACTCGCGCTTCCCCATCCAGGATGTCTACGGCTCGGGATTCGCGGCCATCGCGCACGTGAAGGACGCCCTCCGGGTCGCGGCGGAGGATCGCGCGCGAACGGCGCTTGCGCCCAGCGGCCAACCGCTGGTCGTAGTCCCGGAGTCCACCGATTTGCACAGCCTGCTCATCGAGCTGCAACGGCAGGGTCAAACCATGGCCATCGTGCTCGACGAGTTCGGCAACGAATCCGGCATCGTCACCATCGAGGACATCGTGGAAGAGGTGCTGGGCGAAATCGAGGACGAGTACGACCCCCCAGCCGTGCGGCTGGCGACGCCAACCGGTACCGGCGTGTATGAAGCGGACGGACGCATTCGGCAACTGGAGCTGCTCGAAGCCACCGGATTCGAAATGCCCGACGGCCGCTATGACACCTTGGCGGGGCTGTTGATCATGCGCTTCCAGCGAGTGCCCGACGTTGGCGACCGCATTGAAATCGACGGCTGGCGCTTTCAGGTCCTCGAAATGGACGGTCCGCGCATTGCGCAGGTTCTGCTCACGTCGCCGGCTCGCCTGCGGGGTCGCGCATGA
- a CDS encoding hemolysin family protein has product MNVVFLLAAVLLLAVNAFMVGAEVAITAAAGRRSAIEAEAARGGYRARLASTSLRELAFMLTGAQFGITLASLGLGFVAEPAIADLIVHAVGDHIDIPENVIHVIASAIALTLVVFLHMVLGEMAPKNIAIAEPIRTMLWVSVPYRAYANAIRPVLWVLNGMANLVLRAFGIAPREELRTRYTATQITEMLSALRRIEAIDVSDFRLVQGAIGLESRKARDIMLPRSSVVTVPATATVREIEALAAETGHSRLPVLGSQPDDFRGFVHIKDLLTRTDLRPSSALPVAMIRPLPVVPETATLGALLLDMRRRRSHMVLAIDEHGSPAGVVALEDLLEELVGEIADEFDRQSHLPSAQPGRFVVAGSLRPADLEDRTGLQLPEGPYSTVAGYVMQQLGAMPRVGQMVIHDGWRLHVRRMQGPRVAEIELVPPETASEADAGAAPE; this is encoded by the coding sequence ATGAACGTCGTGTTTCTCCTCGCGGCGGTGCTGCTGCTCGCCGTGAACGCGTTCATGGTCGGAGCGGAGGTGGCCATCACCGCGGCCGCCGGACGACGCTCAGCCATCGAGGCTGAGGCCGCGCGGGGTGGCTATCGCGCGCGACTGGCCAGCACGTCGCTGCGCGAGCTCGCCTTCATGCTCACCGGCGCGCAGTTTGGGATCACCCTGGCCTCGCTGGGACTTGGATTCGTCGCGGAACCGGCCATCGCTGACTTGATCGTCCACGCGGTGGGCGATCACATCGACATTCCCGAGAACGTGATCCACGTCATTGCGTCGGCCATTGCCCTCACCCTCGTCGTCTTCCTCCACATGGTGCTGGGCGAGATGGCGCCCAAAAACATCGCCATTGCGGAGCCAATCCGAACCATGCTCTGGGTCTCGGTGCCGTACCGGGCCTACGCCAACGCGATTCGACCGGTGCTATGGGTCCTCAACGGCATGGCCAACCTGGTGCTGCGCGCGTTCGGCATTGCCCCGCGCGAAGAGCTGCGGACGCGCTACACGGCGACGCAGATCACCGAGATGCTTTCGGCCTTGCGCCGCATCGAGGCCATCGATGTCTCCGACTTTCGGCTGGTGCAAGGCGCGATCGGGCTCGAATCGCGCAAGGCCCGCGACATCATGCTGCCGCGATCATCGGTCGTGACCGTGCCCGCCACCGCAACCGTTCGCGAGATCGAGGCCCTTGCCGCTGAAACGGGGCATTCCCGACTGCCCGTGCTCGGCAGCCAACCGGACGACTTTCGGGGATTCGTGCACATCAAGGACCTGCTGACGCGCACCGATCTGCGGCCATCGTCGGCGCTGCCGGTCGCCATGATTCGCCCGTTGCCGGTGGTGCCCGAGACCGCCACGCTGGGCGCGCTGCTGCTCGATATGCGACGCCGACGCAGCCATATGGTGCTCGCCATCGACGAGCACGGCAGCCCGGCGGGCGTCGTGGCTCTGGAGGATCTGCTGGAAGAGCTGGTGGGCGAAATCGCCGATGAGTTCGATCGGCAGTCCCATCTGCCGTCAGCCCAGCCCGGACGCTTCGTCGTGGCCGGCAGCCTGCGTCCCGCCGATCTCGAGGACCGGACGGGCCTGCAACTGCCCGAAGGTCCCTATTCCACGGTCGCCGGGTACGTGATGCAGCAGCTCGGCGCCATGCCCCGCGTCGGACAAATGGTGATTCACGACGGGTGGCGACTCCACGTGCGCCGCATGCAGGGTCCGCGCGTGGCCGAAATCGAGCTCGTGCCTCCGGAAACGGCCTCGGAGGCGGACGCTGGCGCTGCTCCCGAGTGA
- the recO gene encoding DNA repair protein RecO: protein MPEMGRSQTYRAEGIVLGRRDLGDADRIVTLFTREFGRRRLVARGSRRPASHLAPSIELFNRVRILGVVGSSLDILSQVEELESHPRLRTDLAAFAAAGWSVELLDGLSEDNEPSLDAYDAVLTFLRGLDLSSDPPELWLTALALILLQVHGYSPELSRCTTCGQPLQPGDHRFASAAGGVVCRTDSREHESRPLSVSALKVLRYLAREGFHAASRLRVDADVRAEVRDILRAYSSTILERDVKSARMLTPAAPGKLAAR, encoded by the coding sequence ATGCCGGAAATGGGCCGCTCACAAACCTATCGCGCAGAGGGCATCGTGCTCGGTCGGCGCGACCTGGGCGACGCCGACCGCATCGTCACGCTCTTTACTCGCGAGTTCGGTCGACGCCGCTTGGTTGCGCGCGGCTCGCGGCGGCCCGCCAGCCACCTGGCGCCCAGTATCGAGCTCTTCAACCGCGTCCGCATCCTGGGCGTCGTGGGCTCGTCCCTCGACATCCTTTCGCAGGTCGAGGAGCTGGAGTCGCACCCGCGCCTGCGAACCGACCTGGCGGCCTTCGCCGCGGCGGGGTGGTCCGTCGAGCTACTCGACGGTTTGAGCGAAGACAACGAACCATCGCTCGACGCGTACGACGCGGTACTCACGTTTCTGCGGGGACTCGACCTGAGCAGCGACCCGCCGGAGCTTTGGCTCACGGCGTTGGCGCTCATCCTCCTGCAAGTGCACGGCTACTCACCCGAGCTAAGCCGCTGCACCACGTGCGGACAGCCGCTGCAACCCGGCGACCATCGCTTTGCCAGCGCGGCGGGAGGTGTGGTTTGCCGGACCGACAGCCGCGAACATGAATCACGGCCCCTGAGCGTCTCGGCACTCAAGGTGCTGCGGTATCTCGCCCGCGAGGGGTTTCACGCCGCCTCGCGCTTGCGGGTGGACGCCGACGTGCGCGCCGAGGTTCGAGACATCCTGCGGGCCTACTCGTCAACCATCCTCGAACGCGATGTGAAGTCCGCGCGCATGCTAACTCCGGCGGCGCCTGGGAAGCTGGCGGCACGCTGA
- a CDS encoding glycine--tRNA ligase, translated as MAAPDLDTLVALAKRRGFVFGSSEIYGGFASTWDYGPLGAELIRNVKEAWWRRVVMAREDVVGLNASILMHPRVWEASGHVENFNDPLVECPECRRRFRQDDVPDGACPHDGAALTDPRRFNTMFSTQVGPVAESAATAYLRPETAQAIFVNFKNVLDSTRVRLPFGIAQIGKAFRNEITTGNFIFRSREFEQMELEYFVEPGQDAAAYQAWVDERLAWWQEFGLDSSRLRLRPHGADELSHYSKGTTDIEYEFPFGWGELEGIANRTDFDLARHAEASGETLTVFDEASKSHIRPYVVEPASGVDRAALAFLADAYTEQEVRGETRVFLNLDPRLAPIKAAIFPLARNKPDLVKLARDVRARLAASWPVFYDAGGSIGRRYARQDEAGTPFGITVDYDSLDDHSVTVRHRDTMDQDRVAVDDLHGFLAERLAW; from the coding sequence ATGGCTGCGCCCGATCTCGACACCCTGGTCGCTCTTGCCAAGCGTCGCGGATTCGTATTCGGGAGCTCCGAGATCTACGGCGGGTTCGCCAGCACCTGGGACTACGGACCGCTGGGCGCCGAGTTGATCCGCAACGTCAAGGAAGCCTGGTGGCGCCGCGTGGTGATGGCCCGCGAGGACGTGGTGGGCCTGAACGCCTCGATCCTCATGCATCCCCGGGTCTGGGAAGCTTCGGGACACGTCGAGAACTTCAACGACCCCCTGGTCGAATGTCCCGAGTGCCGCCGCCGCTTTCGCCAGGATGACGTGCCGGACGGCGCGTGCCCGCATGACGGTGCGGCGCTCACCGATCCGCGCCGCTTCAACACCATGTTCAGCACACAGGTCGGACCGGTCGCGGAGTCGGCGGCCACGGCCTACCTCCGGCCCGAGACGGCTCAAGCGATCTTCGTCAACTTCAAGAACGTCCTCGACTCAACGCGCGTCCGACTGCCGTTCGGAATCGCCCAGATCGGCAAGGCGTTCCGCAACGAGATCACCACGGGAAACTTCATCTTCCGCAGCCGCGAGTTCGAGCAGATGGAGCTGGAATATTTCGTGGAGCCTGGTCAGGACGCGGCCGCCTACCAAGCCTGGGTCGATGAGCGCTTGGCCTGGTGGCAGGAGTTCGGGCTCGACTCCAGTCGTCTTCGGCTGCGCCCGCACGGCGCCGACGAGCTTTCGCACTACTCGAAGGGCACCACCGACATCGAGTACGAGTTCCCCTTCGGCTGGGGTGAGCTGGAAGGCATTGCCAACCGCACCGATTTCGACCTCGCGCGGCACGCCGAGGCCAGCGGGGAGACACTCACGGTGTTCGACGAAGCCTCCAAGTCGCACATCCGGCCCTACGTCGTCGAGCCGGCGAGCGGTGTCGACCGCGCGGCGTTGGCATTCCTGGCCGACGCCTACACCGAGCAGGAAGTGCGCGGCGAGACGCGAGTCTTCCTGAACCTGGACCCGCGCCTGGCGCCAATCAAGGCCGCCATTTTTCCGCTGGCGCGCAACAAGCCCGACTTGGTCAAGCTCGCGCGAGACGTTCGAGCGCGTCTGGCCGCGTCGTGGCCGGTCTTCTACGACGCCGGCGGGTCCATTGGGCGACGCTACGCCCGCCAGGACGAGGCCGGCACGCCATTCGGAATCACCGTGGACTACGACTCGCTGGACGACCACTCCGTGACCGTCCGTCACCGCGACACGATGGACCAGGACCGCGTGGCCGTAGACGACCTTCACGGCTTCCTGGCCGAGCGGCTGGCCTGGTAA
- a CDS encoding CDP-alcohol phosphatidyltransferase family protein, with protein sequence MGGEGGQPAAGSYSRAERIILGPFRRAMAVVLAPVVAALAWLGVPPTAVSLSQIPIGFAAAALIMHAPRVALGLFVGTLLLDAIDGALARKTGRASAFGALADQVSDHIREITFVGGLVAAGAMRGEIGVAYALLYPLVNFMLYAANRHGADVPLAIKTWMSFYPFLLIYLAFEINWLDYAGAASAGFMAATSITALVLMRHRMNGNNLPTD encoded by the coding sequence ATGGGCGGCGAGGGCGGTCAGCCGGCGGCCGGATCCTACTCGCGGGCCGAGCGAATCATCCTGGGGCCGTTTCGCCGCGCAATGGCGGTCGTTCTCGCACCGGTGGTGGCTGCGCTGGCCTGGCTCGGCGTGCCGCCGACGGCTGTGTCGTTGAGCCAGATTCCCATCGGATTCGCCGCCGCCGCGCTCATCATGCACGCGCCGCGCGTGGCCCTGGGGCTATTCGTGGGCACGCTGCTGCTGGACGCCATCGACGGGGCGCTGGCGCGAAAAACGGGCCGTGCGTCAGCCTTCGGAGCCCTGGCCGACCAGGTTTCCGACCACATCCGCGAGATCACGTTCGTGGGCGGTCTGGTCGCCGCCGGCGCGATGCGGGGCGAAATCGGCGTGGCCTACGCGCTGTTGTATCCGCTGGTGAACTTCATGCTCTACGCCGCCAATCGCCACGGCGCCGACGTGCCTCTGGCGATCAAGACTTGGATGTCGTTCTACCCGTTTCTGCTCATCTACCTGGCGTTCGAGATCAACTGGCTGGACTATGCCGGCGCGGCGTCCGCCGGATTCATGGCCGCAACGTCGATCACGGCGCTAGTGCTCATGCGGCATCGCATGAATGGCAACAACCTGCCGACCGACTAG
- a CDS encoding Gfo/Idh/MocA family oxidoreductase, translating to MARTRVAVIGLGRIASTIDDEIQVYDGHSLPYSHIACFRAVPEVEIVGMSDTWEEQREAARQRWGFDAIYADYRAMLDETRPDIVSVCTSAEPRASILVDVAKGGYGVKAIWAEKPITISLQEADDVVNACNDAGIALAVNCTRRWMNTYTQALRMVNDGLIGDVQHVVARARSGLSHNGSHMLTTLTMFTGGRAEWVVGELGPDEDPMSDNDFTASGFLAFPNGVRGYFRALDNGPNDHSYDITGTTGMIRMMGDGRLSELWTSEAPLPGQRNPQAARRFFPPERQVRAGAVNVIYDLIHCIETGDTPKCSGEDAREALEIAIATRQSHRRGNVRVNLPVEDRRERIISAEVVNSGGIPRAIQRQRDAQG from the coding sequence ATGGCGCGCACACGGGTAGCAGTCATCGGTCTCGGACGTATCGCCAGCACCATCGACGACGAGATTCAGGTCTACGACGGACACTCCCTCCCCTATTCCCACATCGCCTGCTTTCGGGCTGTTCCCGAGGTCGAGATCGTTGGCATGTCCGACACGTGGGAGGAACAACGCGAGGCCGCACGTCAGCGCTGGGGTTTCGACGCCATCTACGCCGACTATCGCGCGATGCTCGACGAAACGCGCCCCGACATCGTGAGCGTGTGCACCTCGGCGGAGCCCCGCGCCTCCATCCTCGTCGACGTTGCCAAGGGAGGGTACGGCGTCAAGGCCATTTGGGCGGAGAAGCCGATCACCATCTCCCTGCAAGAGGCCGACGACGTGGTCAACGCCTGCAACGACGCGGGCATCGCCTTGGCGGTCAACTGCACCCGTCGCTGGATGAATACCTATACCCAGGCCCTGCGCATGGTCAACGACGGCCTGATCGGCGACGTGCAGCACGTCGTGGCCAGGGCGCGATCGGGACTTTCGCACAACGGCAGTCACATGCTCACCACGCTCACCATGTTCACCGGCGGTCGCGCCGAGTGGGTCGTGGGCGAGCTGGGGCCCGACGAGGATCCTATGAGCGACAACGACTTCACGGCCAGCGGATTCCTGGCGTTTCCCAATGGCGTGCGCGGCTATTTTCGCGCGTTGGACAACGGCCCCAACGACCATTCGTACGACATCACCGGCACGACCGGCATGATCCGCATGATGGGCGACGGGCGCCTGAGCGAGTTGTGGACCAGCGAGGCCCCCCTTCCCGGACAGCGGAATCCGCAGGCGGCGCGTCGCTTCTTCCCGCCCGAGCGCCAGGTGCGCGCCGGCGCCGTGAACGTGATCTATGACCTGATCCACTGCATCGAGACGGGCGACACCCCCAAGTGCAGCGGCGAGGACGCGCGCGAAGCGCTGGAAATCGCCATCGCCACCCGCCAATCGCACCGGCGCGGCAACGTGCGCGTGAACCTGCCGGTCGAGGACCGCCGCGAGCGCATCATTTCGGCGGAGGTCGTCAATAGTGGCGGCATTCCACGCGCCATCCAGCGGCAGCGCGACGCCCAAGGCTAA
- a CDS encoding histone deacetylase family protein codes for MSGARIPVVWSDAHVDHAPTLQAIDGVDHPHPEVPSRPRLIREALDAAGLADLVPAAPCDDLLVDRVHAPAYRKFIDHACGELTGDEQLAPAGVSADAAVLDSDSLAVRASYFAFGTDAPLMRATYRAARSAVDVVVTGADLVKNGAPHAFALCRPPGHHAEHDRMGGFCYFNNAVIAAHELLSAGRVAILDVDYHHGNGSQHLTYDRGDILYVSLHADPRWAYPGFSGTAAERGSGEGEGFNLNFPMWPGTAIDDFALTLADACNRIADFAPARLIVSLGFDTHADDPIASFTLQSEDFSRVGAAIARLEIPTLHVLEGGYALARLGESAVWYVGALT; via the coding sequence ATGTCCGGCGCCCGAATCCCGGTGGTGTGGTCCGACGCTCACGTGGACCATGCACCCACGCTGCAGGCCATCGACGGCGTCGACCATCCGCATCCCGAGGTGCCCTCCCGCCCCCGGCTGATCCGGGAGGCCTTGGATGCCGCGGGCCTTGCCGACTTGGTGCCGGCCGCTCCCTGCGACGACCTGCTGGTGGATCGCGTGCACGCCCCGGCGTACCGCAAGTTCATCGATCACGCGTGCGGTGAGCTGACCGGCGATGAGCAGCTCGCGCCAGCCGGGGTTTCGGCGGACGCCGCCGTCCTAGACAGCGACAGCCTGGCAGTGCGGGCGAGCTACTTCGCCTTCGGCACCGACGCGCCGCTGATGCGCGCGACCTACCGGGCGGCGCGATCGGCGGTGGATGTGGTCGTGACCGGCGCCGACCTCGTCAAGAACGGGGCGCCACATGCGTTCGCCCTGTGTCGTCCACCGGGTCACCACGCCGAGCACGATCGAATGGGTGGGTTTTGCTATTTCAACAACGCGGTGATCGCCGCCCATGAGCTGCTTTCAGCCGGTCGAGTAGCGATCCTGGACGTGGACTATCACCACGGCAACGGCTCGCAACACCTCACCTACGACCGGGGCGACATTCTCTACGTGTCGCTGCATGCCGATCCGCGCTGGGCCTATCCGGGATTCTCCGGAACTGCCGCGGAACGCGGGTCGGGCGAGGGTGAAGGATTCAACCTCAACTTTCCGATGTGGCCCGGTACCGCAATCGACGACTTCGCCTTAACGCTGGCGGACGCGTGCAATCGGATTGCGGATTTTGCGCCGGCCCGGCTCATCGTGTCGCTCGGGTTCGACACCCATGCCGACGACCCGATTGCGTCATTCACGCTGCAGAGCGAGGACTTTTCGCGCGTCGGCGCCGCGATCGCCCGCCTGGAGATTCCCACGCTCCACGTGCTTGAGGGCGGCTACGCGCTGGCACGATTGGGTGAGAGTGCGGTGTGGTACGTCGGCGCGCTCACCTGA
- a CDS encoding Gfo/Idh/MocA family oxidoreductase translates to MRFCVVGSGAITTFHRDALLDMEGVAIDSVVSRLLPSAQEFAETCRADFATTDLAEALARPNVDAVLITSPNRMHYDQAMAAIAAGKHVLLEIPMTLDLGQAEELDRAARAAGITLMICHTERYYAPNLWLHERIARGSLRPLHLHRDWHFFRRENIGWTGRRRSWVDDILWHHGGHAVDNAVWMFGEEPHVARGLYGPPSGPNQVPLDLSMQMAFPGGGLASLVLSYNAMVDKVTTRTVLICEEDTFTFLHDALVNHAGEVVAQEEQMLAVPRQNREFVSAVTEGREPLTGVAELLPSWRTLDRLERSALEAAP, encoded by the coding sequence ATGCGCTTCTGTGTTGTTGGCTCCGGAGCTATTACGACGTTTCACCGTGACGCCCTGCTCGACATGGAAGGCGTGGCCATCGACAGCGTCGTGAGCCGGCTGTTGCCGTCGGCGCAGGAGTTTGCCGAAACTTGCCGCGCCGACTTCGCCACGACGGACCTGGCGGAGGCGCTGGCGCGCCCAAACGTCGACGCGGTGCTCATCACGTCGCCGAATCGGATGCACTACGACCAGGCCATGGCGGCCATCGCGGCGGGCAAGCACGTACTGCTCGAGATTCCCATGACCTTGGATCTCGGCCAGGCCGAGGAGCTGGATCGAGCGGCTCGCGCCGCCGGCATCACGCTGATGATCTGCCACACCGAGCGTTACTACGCGCCCAACCTTTGGTTGCATGAGCGCATCGCTCGCGGCAGCCTGCGCCCCTTGCACTTGCATCGGGATTGGCATTTCTTCCGCCGCGAAAACATTGGCTGGACCGGGCGGCGGCGCAGCTGGGTGGACGACATCCTGTGGCACCACGGCGGCCACGCGGTCGACAACGCGGTCTGGATGTTTGGCGAGGAGCCGCACGTCGCCCGCGGGCTCTACGGCCCGCCGAGCGGACCCAACCAGGTGCCGTTGGACCTGTCGATGCAGATGGCCTTTCCCGGAGGCGGACTCGCGTCGCTGGTGCTCTCCTACAACGCGATGGTGGACAAGGTGACGACGCGCACGGTGCTCATCTGCGAGGAAGACACATTCACCTTCCTGCACGACGCGCTGGTCAACCATGCCGGGGAGGTCGTGGCGCAGGAGGAGCAGATGCTGGCCGTGCCGCGCCAGAACCGGGAGTTCGTGAGCGCGGTGACGGAGGGACGCGAGCCGCTCACCGGGGTGGCGGAGTTGCTGCCGTCATGGCGCACACTGGACCGCCTGGAGCGCAGCGCGCTCGAAGCGGCGCCCTAG
- a CDS encoding ArsB/NhaD family transporter — protein sequence MTEHAEPGTALLVAGIVIFVLAYAAIASDRVPKSAVAVAGAVLMIMIGIMDQHHGFEHIDLNVIFLLVGMMVLAGLISETGAFQYLAIVAAQRTGGNGFHLAVTLSVITAVLSAFLDNVTTVILIAPITLVVARQLHINPVPLFIAEILASNIGGAATLIGDPPNILIGSAGNIDFAEFAAHMTPPILIMLPLFLVSLRWMFGKQLAVDPVHAAALAKLDPAEYITDRRGLKIGLAVLGLTVVGFLIHGALNWEPATIALGGAALGMLLMRANPHKAFAAVEWPSVMFFVGLFVMVGGLVELGVLDAVANFIRDLTQGNVFATAALTIWVSGIASAIVDNIPFAATMLPVVQNLEAAGLNPDNILWWSLALGADLGGNATIIGASANVILAGIAEREGHKIGFGQFMKYGVPVAVVCMAISTAWIWIRYVAFA from the coding sequence ATGACCGAACACGCTGAGCCCGGCACCGCGCTCCTCGTCGCCGGAATCGTGATCTTCGTGCTCGCCTACGCCGCGATTGCCAGCGACCGCGTGCCCAAGTCGGCGGTAGCCGTCGCGGGCGCCGTGCTGATGATCATGATCGGCATCATGGATCAGCACCACGGCTTCGAGCACATCGATCTCAACGTGATCTTTTTGCTCGTCGGCATGATGGTGTTGGCGGGATTGATCAGCGAGACGGGCGCCTTTCAGTACCTCGCGATCGTCGCCGCGCAACGCACGGGCGGCAATGGATTCCATTTGGCGGTGACGCTGTCGGTTATCACCGCCGTGCTCTCCGCGTTTCTCGACAACGTCACGACGGTCATTCTCATCGCGCCGATTACGTTGGTGGTGGCGCGCCAGCTGCACATCAATCCGGTGCCGCTGTTCATCGCCGAAATCTTGGCGTCAAACATCGGCGGTGCGGCCACGCTGATCGGCGATCCGCCCAACATCCTCATCGGCAGCGCCGGAAACATCGACTTCGCGGAGTTCGCGGCCCACATGACCCCGCCGATTCTGATCATGCTGCCGTTGTTCCTGGTGAGCCTGCGCTGGATGTTTGGCAAGCAACTCGCGGTTGATCCTGTGCACGCCGCCGCGCTGGCCAAGCTGGATCCGGCGGAGTACATCACGGACCGCCGCGGCCTGAAGATCGGGCTGGCCGTGCTTGGCCTCACGGTCGTCGGCTTTCTGATTCACGGCGCGCTGAACTGGGAGCCCGCCACTATCGCGCTCGGCGGCGCCGCGCTGGGGATGTTGCTGATGCGGGCCAATCCGCACAAGGCCTTCGCCGCGGTCGAGTGGCCCAGTGTGATGTTTTTCGTCGGCCTGTTCGTGATGGTCGGCGGCCTGGTGGAGCTCGGGGTGCTGGACGCCGTCGCCAACTTCATTCGCGACCTGACCCAGGGCAACGTGTTCGCCACGGCGGCGCTGACCATCTGGGTGAGCGGCATCGCGTCGGCCATTGTCGACAACATCCCGTTTGCCGCCACGATGCTGCCGGTGGTGCAGAATCTCGAGGCCGCCGGACTCAATCCCGACAACATCCTCTGGTGGTCGCTGGCGCTCGGTGCCGACCTTGGCGGCAACGCCACGATCATCGGCGCGTCGGCCAACGTGATTCTCGCCGGAATCGCCGAGCGCGAAGGCCACAAGATCGGCTTTGGGCAGTTCATGAAGTACGGCGTGCCGGTCGCGGTAGTGTGCATGGCCATCTCCACCGCTTGGATCTGGATCCGGTACGTCGCGTTCGCCTAG